From the Borrelia puertoricensis genome, one window contains:
- the uvrC gene encoding excinuclease ABC subunit UvrC, translating into MREHLNCLHKKVQEFPTTSGCYKMYSQDNKILYIGKAKNLRTRVKNYFLEKISLKTKILMRNVVNIEVITTNSEYEALLLECNLIKEHKPDYNIKLKDDKGYPMIRITCEKYPKVFKTRKIINDGSEYFGPYVNAKHLDLVLNLINKTFKTRKCKKKSKNPCLYFHMGQCLGVCYRNDLEEQYKEEVNKIRHILNGNISKLLNEIEIKMKGVIKREDFESAIKLKETKRALIEISQTQIITKINKLSTDYIYIHKTDNLNVIVIFKYKDGKLVEKDINFDESIYEEDELIAEFITQYYTSLNMIVPDKICIFKKIDTEDITKLINELKSTNTEIVYEDTKDTIKIIEMAISNAEIALRAYNNENNKALENLKIILEMTKLPKIIEGFDIAHLNGYKTVASLVTFKMGKTFQDGYRVYKINSLNDGEIDDFKAIKEIISRRYTKLINEQLELPNLILIDGGKGQLNAAYSILKGLKIEDKVTICALAKQEETIFLPNKTQGIKLPKGNPALKILQNVRDEAHRKANSFNRKLRRNIKLHYSKIEGIGEQKAKNILKTLGTYKDIFLLNEDEITQKMKINIKMAKKIKKFSEDQNLKNTHSIEF; encoded by the coding sequence ATGAGAGAACATTTAAATTGTCTACACAAAAAAGTACAAGAATTCCCAACAACAAGTGGCTGTTATAAAATGTACTCACAAGACAACAAGATACTGTATATTGGAAAAGCAAAAAATTTAAGAACAAGAGTAAAAAACTACTTTCTAGAAAAAATCAGTCTTAAAACCAAAATACTAATGAGAAACGTAGTAAACATAGAAGTAATTACCACAAACAGTGAATATGAAGCTCTACTCTTAGAGTGCAACTTAATCAAAGAGCACAAGCCAGACTATAACATCAAATTAAAAGACGATAAAGGGTATCCTATGATCAGAATAACTTGCGAAAAATACCCAAAAGTCTTTAAAACTAGGAAAATAATAAATGACGGAAGTGAATACTTTGGTCCATACGTTAATGCAAAACACTTAGACTTAGTACTAAACCTTATCAACAAAACATTTAAAACCAGGAAATGCAAAAAAAAATCAAAAAACCCATGTCTTTATTTTCATATGGGTCAATGTCTTGGGGTCTGTTACAGAAATGATCTTGAAGAACAATACAAAGAAGAAGTAAACAAAATAAGACATATCTTAAATGGAAACATATCTAAACTTTTAAATGAAATTGAAATAAAAATGAAAGGGGTAATTAAAAGGGAAGATTTTGAATCAGCAATAAAGTTAAAAGAAACTAAAAGAGCATTAATTGAGATAAGTCAAACACAGATAATTACAAAAATAAATAAACTTAGCACAGACTATATATACATTCATAAAACCGACAATTTAAATGTAATAGTAATATTTAAATACAAAGACGGCAAACTAGTAGAAAAAGACATAAATTTTGATGAAAGTATATATGAAGAGGATGAGCTAATAGCAGAATTTATAACACAGTACTATACATCTTTAAATATGATAGTACCTGATAAAATATGTATCTTTAAAAAGATTGACACTGAAGATATTACAAAACTAATAAATGAACTTAAAAGTACAAACACTGAAATAGTTTACGAAGACACCAAAGACACTATAAAGATAATAGAAATGGCAATTTCCAACGCAGAAATCGCATTAAGAGCATATAATAATGAAAACAATAAAGCACTAGAAAATTTAAAGATCATTCTTGAAATGACAAAATTACCAAAAATAATTGAAGGATTTGATATTGCTCATCTTAACGGATATAAAACAGTAGCATCACTTGTTACCTTTAAAATGGGCAAAACCTTTCAAGATGGATACAGAGTTTATAAAATCAATTCATTAAATGATGGTGAAATTGATGACTTTAAGGCAATAAAAGAAATTATATCAAGGAGATATACAAAACTAATTAACGAGCAATTAGAATTACCCAATTTAATCTTAATTGATGGAGGAAAAGGTCAATTAAATGCTGCTTACTCTATTTTAAAAGGATTAAAAATTGAAGACAAAGTCACTATTTGTGCTCTAGCAAAACAAGAAGAAACAATATTTTTACCAAACAAAACACAAGGTATTAAACTCCCAAAAGGAAATCCCGCTCTTAAAATATTACAAAATGTTCGAGATGAAGCTCACAGAAAAGCAAATAGCTTTAATAGAAAATTACGCAGAAATATAAAATTGCATTACAGTAAAATAGAAGGAATTGGGGAACAAAAAGCTAAAAATATTTTAAAAACGCTTGGAACATACAAAGATATATTTCTCTTAAACGAAGATGAAATAACTCAAAAAATGAAAATCAATATCAAAATGGCTAAAAAAATAAAAAAATTCTCAGAAGATCAAAATTTGAAAAATACTCATTCCATAGAGTTTTAA
- a CDS encoding tetratricopeptide repeat protein, which yields MNSIDFEKALELYKNGDLKSALLNLDVFDDSFDSLALKSLIYFRLKDYKALLYVLDTYPVLSEYRFLIKLLHYGKFEDQKGELSYFQNYNLGVFYFGLKDYEKSLNYFLKSSQQHPSLIQAINNAAILLEIMGRKDEAIRMLIKAVDVDKNNALIKLNTWFLKNNCIFNSTKLFEIDESFKEANLSLVVNYLMYYLYSIGEISSAIKLSERFLTDSNYSKYIWHNRATILHKIGNMTQATKSYVKAILSFPNIYTIYNMHIATIELLNFSPKRSIDRILLDYPNMDSVCFYAFLFFLRNRELENAYFYIKKLCEIKPDTYSKFLNILESREDILIEELLDEFAMVLKGRWTLEYLFFIDNSLNLKDPVFVFDYDTRLCPYIWKIKNEHIELRANSNEIEITKKIFSDELMQVKLDIAIKEIRDLIEAYRDFKINC from the coding sequence ATGAATAGTATTGATTTTGAAAAAGCCTTAGAGCTTTATAAGAATGGTGATCTTAAGAGTGCGCTTTTAAATCTGGATGTTTTTGATGATAGTTTTGATTCTCTAGCTCTTAAGTCTCTTATTTATTTTAGACTTAAGGATTATAAGGCGCTCCTATATGTATTAGATACTTATCCTGTTTTAAGTGAGTATCGTTTTTTAATTAAGCTCTTACATTATGGTAAGTTTGAGGATCAGAAAGGTGAATTGAGTTATTTCCAAAATTATAATCTTGGGGTTTTTTATTTTGGATTGAAAGATTATGAGAAGTCTTTGAATTATTTTTTAAAATCTAGCCAGCAACATCCTAGTTTGATTCAGGCTATTAATAATGCTGCTATTTTACTTGAGATAATGGGTAGAAAAGATGAAGCTATCCGAATGCTTATTAAAGCTGTTGATGTGGATAAGAATAATGCTCTTATTAAATTGAATACTTGGTTTTTAAAAAATAATTGTATATTTAATAGTACTAAACTGTTTGAGATAGATGAGAGCTTTAAAGAGGCTAATCTTTCTCTTGTTGTTAATTATTTGATGTATTACCTTTATTCTATTGGAGAGATAAGTAGTGCGATTAAACTTTCTGAGAGGTTTTTAACAGATTCAAATTATTCTAAATATATTTGGCATAATAGAGCAACTATTTTGCATAAAATAGGTAATATGACGCAAGCCACTAAATCTTATGTAAAAGCTATTTTGAGTTTTCCTAATATCTATACAATATATAATATGCATATTGCTACAATAGAGCTTTTGAATTTTTCTCCTAAAAGATCTATTGATAGAATATTGTTAGATTATCCTAATATGGATTCAGTTTGTTTTTATGCGTTTTTGTTTTTTTTAAGAAATCGTGAACTTGAAAATGCTTATTTTTATATAAAAAAGCTTTGTGAAATTAAACCAGATACTTATTCTAAATTTTTAAATATACTTGAATCTAGAGAAGATATTTTGATTGAAGAACTTCTAGATGAATTTGCAATGGTTTTGAAAGGCAGGTGGACGTTGGAATATTTGTTTTTTATTGACAATTCTTTGAATTTAAAAGATCCTGTTTTTGTTTTTGATTATGATACTAGACTTTGTCCATATATTTGGAAAATTAAAAATGAGCATATTGAACTTAGAGCTAATAGCAATGAGATAGAAATTACTAAGAAGATTTTTTCAGATGAACTTATGCAAGTTAAATTGGATATTGCAATTAAAGAGATTAGGGATTTAATCGAAGCTTATAGGGATTTTAAGATCAATTGTTAA
- a CDS encoding DNA adenine methylase yields MSLNIIMANVDMNIAIRPILKWAGGKKNLLSSILDNIPLAFNNYIEPFIGGGALFFALNLKNSIINDINSNLINFYREIAYNLDNFLLEIEKYNNAPLTKEYYVHIRNNFNNGNLTNLEKACVFLYLNKTCYNGLYRENGNGRFNTPFGKHKKISLYEIKNLQLASKLLKEVKILNLDFFCLLDFIKKDDFVYLDPPYIPYSKTSNFTSYSKYGFDFRMHEKLLQFCDKIDKKGAKFLLSNSNTASSLELYKNYNVTFVDAKRFINSNPIKRVSIREILVKNF; encoded by the coding sequence ATGAGTTTGAACATTATTATGGCTAATGTTGATATGAACATTGCAATACGGCCTATCTTGAAATGGGCTGGTGGTAAGAAAAATTTGTTGAGCTCTATTTTAGACAATATTCCTCTTGCTTTTAATAATTATATCGAACCTTTTATAGGCGGAGGAGCATTATTTTTTGCTTTGAATTTAAAAAATTCAATTATTAATGATATAAATTCTAATTTGATTAATTTTTATAGAGAAATTGCCTATAATTTAGATAATTTTCTGTTAGAAATTGAGAAATATAATAATGCTCCTTTGACTAAGGAGTATTATGTTCATATTAGAAATAATTTTAATAATGGGAATTTGACTAATTTAGAAAAGGCATGTGTTTTTCTTTATTTAAATAAAACTTGTTATAATGGTCTTTATAGGGAAAATGGTAATGGGAGATTTAATACTCCTTTTGGTAAACATAAAAAAATTAGTCTTTATGAAATTAAAAATTTACAATTGGCTTCTAAGCTTTTAAAGGAGGTTAAGATTTTAAATCTAGATTTTTTTTGTTTACTTGATTTTATAAAAAAAGATGATTTTGTTTATCTTGATCCACCTTATATTCCTTATTCCAAAACAAGTAATTTTACAAGTTATAGTAAGTATGGATTTGATTTTAGAATGCATGAAAAATTATTACAATTTTGTGACAAAATAGACAAAAAAGGGGCTAAGTTCTTACTTTCAAATTCTAATACTGCGTCTAGTCTTGAACTATATAAAAACTATAATGTTACTTTTGTTGATGCGAAAAGATTTATTAATTCAAATCCAATTAAACGTGTCAGTATAAGAGAAATTTTAGTGAAAAATTTTTAG
- a CDS encoding nucleoside-diphosphate kinase gives MSTLIQRTLCIIKPDGVRRGLIGNVISRFERTGLKIVAAKMILVNREMAQAHYLYDDIAVRHGEFVWQSLINFIISSPVFVFVVEGVEAVEVVRKFCGSTEPKMASPGTIRGDFAYHSFNYANEKEFSVYNVIHASDNVDDAFREVSLWFKENEILTYKRDDEFEHYYG, from the coding sequence ATGTCTACTTTAATACAAAGAACTTTATGTATTATTAAACCTGATGGCGTTAGGAGGGGGTTGATTGGTAATGTGATTTCTAGATTTGAAAGAACGGGACTGAAAATTGTGGCTGCTAAGATGATTTTAGTTAATAGAGAAATGGCTCAGGCACATTATTTATATGATGATATTGCTGTAAGGCATGGTGAGTTTGTTTGGCAGTCTTTGATTAATTTTATAATAAGTTCTCCAGTTTTTGTGTTTGTTGTTGAAGGTGTTGAGGCTGTTGAAGTCGTTAGAAAATTTTGTGGTTCTACAGAACCAAAGATGGCGTCTCCTGGGACAATTAGAGGTGATTTTGCTTATCATAGTTTTAACTATGCAAATGAGAAGGAATTTTCAGTTTACAACGTAATTCATGCTTCTGATAATGTTGATGATGCTTTTCGTGAAGTATCCCTTTGGTTTAAAGAAAATGAAATTTTAACTTATAAAAGGGACGATGAGTTTGAACATTATTATGGCTAA
- the lptB gene encoding LPS export ABC transporter ATP-binding protein: protein MFLNKKNSIKSIKEKLSLDTVTNIVLKADNVVKRYGKKLAVNGVTIDVHRGEVVGLLGPNGAGKTTTFYTIVGFIKANSGRVLINSHDISGLNMYERARLGIVYLPQEPSIFRELTVEDNILIALERREDLSQTERKMELVNLLKDFEIKRIQHQKAYTLSGGERRRTEIARALAVSPYFLLLDEPFAGIDPIAIGDIKDIIRILKSKNIGVLITDHNVRDAFDIIDRAYIIYQGQVLDEGNVDYIINSEKAKRLYLGEEFRL, encoded by the coding sequence ATGTTCCTCAACAAAAAAAATAGCATAAAGTCAATAAAAGAAAAGCTTAGCCTTGACACTGTTACTAATATTGTTCTTAAGGCAGATAATGTTGTTAAGAGATATGGAAAAAAATTAGCCGTTAATGGTGTGACCATTGATGTTCATCGAGGTGAAGTTGTAGGTTTGCTTGGTCCAAATGGTGCTGGGAAAACTACAACATTTTATACTATTGTAGGTTTTATTAAAGCTAATAGTGGACGTGTCTTGATAAATAGTCATGATATTTCTGGTCTTAACATGTATGAGCGGGCACGGCTAGGAATTGTGTATCTGCCACAAGAACCGTCTATTTTTAGGGAGCTTACAGTTGAAGATAATATTTTAATTGCTCTTGAGAGGCGAGAAGATTTATCTCAAACTGAGCGTAAAATGGAACTTGTAAATTTGCTTAAAGACTTTGAAATCAAGAGAATACAACATCAAAAAGCTTATACTCTCTCTGGTGGAGAGAGAAGGCGGACTGAAATAGCTAGGGCTTTAGCAGTGAGTCCATACTTTTTATTGCTTGATGAGCCTTTTGCAGGTATTGATCCTATTGCTATTGGAGATATAAAAGATATAATAAGAATTTTGAAAAGCAAGAATATTGGAGTTTTAATTACGGATCATAATGTAAGAGATGCTTTTGATATAATAGATAGGGCTTATATTATTTATCAAGGACAGGTGCTTGATGAGGGAAATGTTGATTATATTATAAATAGTGAAAAAGCTAAAAGGCTTTATTTAGGTGAAGAATTTAGATTATGA
- the dnaX gene encoding DNA polymerase III subunit gamma/tau → MISARGTAIKRRPRDLNSLEGQDFVVETLKHSIENNKIANAYIFSGPRGVGKTSSARAFARCLNCKIGPTIIPCDMCFSCKSIDNDNKLDIIEIDGASNTSVQDVKQIKEEIMFPPASSRYRVYIIDEVHMLSNSAFNALLKTIEEPPSYIVFIFATTEVHKLPDTIKSRCQHFNFRLLPLDKVYEMLKNVCLEDNIQYEDEALRWIAYKSGGSVRDAYTLFDQIVSLSNSDIQFEEIRSKMGFTSSEFLEKLALSILNDDLKELLCILDAVFLTGISYEQFLFDTIEFFREILFLKLGIKNLMFIGIKPESLKEKLLSFDLKHVERSISVLLETYRDLQFSVNPKYEIEINFIKILRLKDYVPSHVLIKQIQDIEAKVLDEVGLNLNDTDLDTDIEPKLGNISSVEPLELGLDKTETALESEVKTSTHLDLDGDDIDEIFIETKDNFNKVYNNDKIKESFVYLVSKYVQTLVYSGEVLIDNDVLYYKIFSGFEYNQLQAYQNEIRAEFCKEFPRLNVIFQKQFEDDDFDNKVLKIKNIFGASEVK, encoded by the coding sequence ATGATATCTGCAAGAGGTACTGCCATTAAGAGGCGTCCCAGAGATTTGAATTCTCTTGAGGGGCAAGATTTTGTTGTTGAAACCTTAAAACATTCAATAGAAAATAATAAGATAGCAAATGCTTATATATTTTCAGGACCACGAGGAGTTGGTAAGACTTCTTCTGCAAGGGCTTTTGCACGATGTTTGAACTGTAAAATAGGGCCAACAATTATTCCTTGTGATATGTGTTTTAGTTGTAAATCCATTGATAATGATAATAAACTTGATATTATTGAGATTGATGGTGCTTCAAATACTTCTGTTCAAGATGTTAAACAAATTAAAGAAGAGATAATGTTCCCCCCTGCCAGCTCTAGATATAGGGTTTATATTATTGATGAAGTGCATATGCTTTCAAATTCTGCTTTCAATGCTCTTTTAAAAACAATTGAAGAGCCCCCTAGCTATATTGTTTTTATTTTTGCTACGACAGAGGTACACAAGCTTCCAGATACAATAAAGAGCAGGTGTCAACATTTTAATTTTAGACTTTTGCCTTTGGATAAGGTTTATGAAATGTTAAAGAATGTTTGTCTTGAAGATAACATTCAATATGAAGATGAGGCTTTAAGGTGGATTGCTTATAAGAGTGGAGGAAGTGTAAGGGATGCTTATACTCTCTTTGATCAGATTGTGTCATTAAGTAATTCCGATATACAATTTGAAGAGATCAGATCCAAGATGGGGTTTACTAGTAGTGAATTTTTAGAAAAATTGGCACTAAGCATTCTTAATGATGATTTAAAAGAATTGCTTTGTATTTTAGATGCTGTTTTTTTAACCGGGATTTCATATGAGCAATTTCTTTTTGATACTATTGAATTTTTTAGAGAGATATTATTTCTAAAATTAGGTATTAAAAATCTTATGTTTATTGGTATTAAGCCTGAGAGTTTAAAAGAAAAATTATTAAGTTTTGATTTAAAGCATGTTGAGAGAAGTATTAGCGTACTACTTGAAACTTATAGGGATTTGCAGTTTTCAGTGAATCCTAAATATGAAATTGAAATTAATTTTATTAAGATACTTAGACTTAAAGATTACGTGCCCAGTCATGTTTTAATTAAGCAAATTCAAGATATTGAAGCTAAGGTGCTTGATGAGGTTGGTTTGAATTTAAATGATACTGACTTAGATACGGATATAGAACCAAAATTAGGAAATATCTCTTCAGTAGAGCCATTGGAATTGGGTCTTGACAAAACTGAGACTGCATTAGAGTCTGAAGTTAAAACTTCTACTCATCTTGACCTTGATGGGGATGATATTGATGAAATTTTTATAGAAACAAAAGATAATTTTAATAAGGTGTATAATAATGATAAAATTAAAGAAAGTTTTGTTTATTTAGTATCTAAGTATGTTCAAACTTTAGTATATTCAGGAGAGGTTTTGATTGACAATGATGTGCTTTATTATAAAATTTTTAGTGGATTTGAGTATAATCAGCTACAAGCCTATCAAAATGAGATAAGAGCTGAATTTTGTAAAGAATTTCCTAGATTAAATGTTATATTTCAAAAGCAGTTTGAGGATGATGATTTTGATAATAAGGTATTAAAAATTAAAAACATTTTTGGAGCAAGTGAGGTAAAGTAA
- the recR gene encoding recombination mediator RecR — protein MIIQDLIVLLSKLPGIGKKTAVRMVYDILYNGEEYSRALGQILIRFHSSIRKCKNCYNFSEGEFCNICMDLSRCKDMICVVEMPQDLEVIESTREYDGLYFVLHGHLDPLRDIGPNRLNLDKLANYVRKLGAQEVIIATEFSIEGDVTANYIRDILKNLDINVTRIASGLPVGGSISNADKITTLRAFRLRLKM, from the coding sequence TTGATTATACAAGATTTAATTGTTTTACTTTCTAAGTTGCCAGGTATAGGTAAAAAGACAGCAGTACGAATGGTTTATGATATTTTGTATAATGGTGAGGAGTATTCAAGAGCTTTGGGACAAATTTTAATTAGGTTTCATTCTAGTATAAGAAAATGTAAAAATTGTTATAATTTTTCTGAGGGAGAATTTTGTAATATTTGTATGGATCTAAGTAGATGTAAGGATATGATTTGTGTTGTAGAGATGCCGCAAGACTTAGAGGTTATTGAGTCTACTAGAGAATATGATGGATTGTATTTTGTGCTTCATGGTCATCTTGATCCTTTAAGAGATATTGGTCCAAATAGGCTAAATCTTGATAAATTAGCAAATTATGTTAGGAAACTTGGGGCTCAAGAAGTGATTATTGCTACAGAATTCAGCATTGAAGGTGATGTGACGGCAAATTATATTAGAGACATTTTAAAGAATTTAGATATTAATGTTACAAGAATAGCATCTGGTCTTCCTGTTGGAGGTAGTATTAGTAATGCAGATAAAATTACTACTCTGAGGGCTTTTCGTTTAAGACTTAAAATGTAA
- a CDS encoding fibronectin type III domain-containing protein: MRLIFIFLLFCLCLSSVFSQELKLILDAKDGFKFIQEAHNISFTRGDRGILGIYLDRHKGVLDFNNVDFRLEIENDSIVKDAALNYSVESNNAKISNSFHNIAGNSLIFYSSRNTIKLKPLTKKAFFCSGNVISDFTIQFWAYRSTSVTGEVIVSWNGYKNIKGVWLDQAIRLESEGGTFVWNFNNVFLNDNGEPIKIKLKSDDDFIPKEWHLHTVRYRQKDGLLEYLIDSKPQAIEYVTADKREGFGYLLNIGNFIDFTLGQYFTGAIENFEIHKSFEEVHNAFFSRDKGYIITEPIKLSKDYSQILSIEFDTVKPKDTDIFYYYRLDNKMFYRTDNNGKIKKNLTGDWIHFDPKNGFPKFGVSKYIQIKVELYPSGDPIDSPSLYSMILTYIPEAAPFPPLITKAAPGAGEILIEWFPVISSNVGGYYIYIGVSPGNYHDRAGNILTSPIDVGNQTSFRITGLENGRLYYISVASYNLDKSVNEASFSKEVSVRPMEFFKQYE, translated from the coding sequence ATGAGGTTAATTTTTATATTTTTGCTATTTTGTTTGTGTCTTTCTAGTGTTTTTTCTCAGGAACTTAAGTTGATTCTTGATGCTAAAGATGGATTTAAATTTATTCAGGAAGCTCATAACATTAGCTTTACGAGAGGTGATAGAGGTATCCTTGGAATTTATTTGGATAGACATAAGGGAGTTTTAGATTTTAATAATGTTGATTTTAGATTAGAAATAGAAAATGACAGTATTGTTAAGGATGCTGCTTTAAACTATTCTGTTGAATCAAATAATGCAAAAATTTCAAATTCTTTTCATAATATTGCAGGTAATTCTTTAATTTTTTATTCAAGTCGAAATACCATTAAGCTTAAACCATTGACAAAAAAGGCTTTTTTCTGTTCAGGTAATGTAATTTCTGATTTTACTATCCAGTTTTGGGCATACCGTTCTACTTCTGTTACTGGAGAAGTTATTGTAAGTTGGAACGGGTATAAAAATATTAAAGGTGTTTGGCTAGATCAAGCCATTCGGTTGGAGAGTGAAGGCGGAACTTTCGTTTGGAATTTTAATAATGTGTTTTTAAATGATAATGGGGAACCTATTAAGATTAAGCTTAAGAGTGATGATGATTTTATTCCAAAAGAGTGGCATTTACATACTGTAAGGTATAGGCAAAAAGATGGGTTACTGGAATATTTAATAGATTCTAAACCTCAGGCCATAGAGTATGTTACTGCTGATAAGAGAGAAGGTTTTGGTTATTTGTTAAATATTGGTAATTTTATTGATTTTACATTGGGGCAGTATTTTACGGGGGCTATTGAGAATTTTGAAATTCATAAAAGTTTTGAAGAAGTGCATAATGCTTTCTTTTCAAGAGATAAAGGATATATTATTACGGAACCAATCAAGCTATCTAAAGATTATTCTCAAATTTTATCTATAGAATTTGATACTGTGAAGCCAAAAGATACAGATATTTTTTATTATTATAGATTGGATAATAAGATGTTTTATAGAACAGATAATAATGGGAAAATAAAAAAGAACTTAACAGGAGATTGGATTCATTTTGATCCTAAAAATGGATTTCCTAAATTTGGTGTGTCAAAATATATTCAAATTAAGGTCGAACTTTATCCAAGCGGTGATCCTATAGACAGTCCATCTCTTTATAGCATGATTCTTACTTACATACCTGAGGCCGCACCTTTTCCTCCTCTAATAACAAAGGCTGCTCCAGGAGCTGGTGAGATATTGATTGAATGGTTCCCCGTTATTAGTAGTAATGTTGGTGGCTATTATATTTATATTGGAGTTAGTCCTGGTAATTATCATGATAGAGCTGGAAATATTTTGACATCTCCTATTGATGTTGGGAATCAGACTTCTTTTAGAATTACAGGTCTTGAGAATGGGAGACTTTATTATATTAGTGTTGCTTCTTATAATTTAGACAAGAGTGTCAATGAGGCGTCTTTTTCTAAAGAAGTTTCTGTGAGACCTATGGAGTTTTTTAAGCAGTATGAATAG
- a CDS encoding DUF3298 domain-containing protein, with translation MTIKLPTIIATFLLIISCTKHTQKIENTDINIEKKIIKETITDKDNNIFQINAQIPITEGLEIGFEKLIKEWKTHKIESLKTKKSKNYNHEFFYYSDFEIFKSPDLKITSILYSQYTIDKYDANGITTYHPINLRGKEKIKLSDIISKDQLDSLMQVLRTQVETDFKKFSIHSDNKSKFEEEFEKTFKQYKYYFKNNNVVIFYDMLTIRPRADGKIEFIFPIDNNTEN, from the coding sequence ATGACAATTAAACTTCCAACCATAATAGCGACATTTTTACTAATAATATCATGCACAAAACATACACAAAAAATAGAAAATACTGACATTAATATTGAAAAAAAAATTATCAAAGAAACCATCACTGATAAAGATAATAATATTTTTCAGATAAACGCCCAAATTCCCATTACAGAAGGTCTAGAAATTGGATTTGAAAAGCTTATAAAAGAATGGAAAACTCATAAAATCGAATCTCTTAAAACAAAAAAATCAAAAAACTATAACCATGAATTTTTTTATTATTCTGACTTTGAAATATTTAAAAGCCCAGACCTTAAAATAACATCAATTCTATACAGTCAATACACAATAGATAAGTATGATGCAAATGGAATTACAACATATCATCCAATTAATCTAAGAGGAAAAGAAAAAATAAAACTCTCAGATATAATTTCAAAAGATCAATTAGACTCTTTGATGCAAGTACTAAGGACACAGGTAGAGACAGATTTTAAAAAATTTAGTATTCATTCTGATAATAAATCTAAATTTGAAGAAGAATTTGAAAAAACTTTCAAACAATATAAATATTACTTTAAAAACAATAATGTGGTGATCTTTTATGACATGCTCACAATACGACCACGAGCAGATGGAAAAATTGAGTTTATATTCCCAATCGATAATAATACCGAAAACTGA
- a CDS encoding LptA/OstA family protein — MKSLVICLVCISFLSSYAQDEKSFSKSSKLKTEGDVHKKNEFTFRADFSHGIFSSVYRRVILKGNPEVISSDFKLRADEIEIYGEGSAYIEARGNVYYEDYVNKMNVKSQFLFVNRKLDNFYLQKGVELEDLENELIVKAERIEGNRKTSVYIMQYSVKIYKGDIFARAENGIYNKEEKEIVLEGVPVIYQDDNYYSASRIIFNTETKKYNLEGDVEGKFTQEEGDVPQQKK; from the coding sequence ATGAAAAGTTTAGTTATCTGTTTGGTTTGTATTTCTTTTTTAAGTAGTTATGCACAAGATGAAAAGAGTTTCAGTAAGTCTTCTAAATTGAAGACTGAAGGGGATGTACATAAAAAGAATGAATTTACTTTTAGAGCGGATTTTTCACATGGTATTTTTTCTTCTGTTTATAGGAGAGTTATTTTAAAAGGAAATCCTGAGGTGATTTCTTCTGATTTTAAGCTTAGAGCTGATGAGATTGAAATTTATGGTGAAGGGAGTGCTTATATTGAGGCCCGTGGCAATGTTTATTATGAGGATTATGTAAATAAAATGAATGTTAAGTCACAATTTTTATTTGTTAATAGAAAATTAGATAATTTTTATCTTCAAAAAGGTGTTGAGCTTGAAGATTTGGAAAATGAACTTATTGTTAAAGCCGAAAGAATAGAAGGTAATCGTAAGACAAGTGTTTATATTATGCAGTATTCTGTTAAGATATATAAAGGTGATATTTTTGCACGAGCTGAGAACGGAATTTATAATAAGGAAGAGAAAGAGATTGTTCTTGAAGGTGTTCCAGTGATTTATCAAGATGATAATTATTATTCTGCTTCAAGGATAATTTTTAATACAGAAACCAAAAAATATAATCTTGAGGGTGATGTTGAAGGTAAATTTACTCAAGAGGAGGGAGATGTTCCTCAACAAAAAAAATAG
- a CDS encoding YbaB/EbfC family nucleoid-associated protein, with protein sequence MAVNPLNFLKNMSGFKDNIDNFKKEISQIVVCGRAGSDVVIVEMNGEFVVKKVSIKEEFFSDLDNEALEHMIKSAFNDAISKVKEEIKSKTMSSIPFGI encoded by the coding sequence ATGGCAGTAAATCCATTAAATTTTTTAAAGAATATGTCAGGATTTAAAGATAATATTGATAATTTTAAAAAAGAAATATCCCAAATTGTTGTATGTGGAAGAGCAGGAAGCGATGTTGTCATTGTTGAGATGAATGGAGAATTTGTTGTTAAGAAAGTTTCAATTAAGGAAGAATTTTTTAGTGATTTAGATAATGAGGCCCTTGAGCACATGATAAAATCGGCTTTTAATGATGCTATTTCTAAGGTTAAGGAAGAGATAAAGTCAAAAACAATGAGTTCTATTCCATTTGGGATTTAA